The region TGAACTGTAATAGTCGGCATATTGTGCCACTATTACTTTAAGAAGCATTTGCTGGATTTCTTTTGATCCACCAGCCCTTGGTCTCGTATTTGGCCGCTCGCTCCAATTCATCTTTTGGAAAAGAAGGCTTCTGATGCAAATACATTGTGAAAGCCCTTATCGCCTTATTCCATGCCCCTGCTACAGCTTGTATCGACTCCCATTTCTGCAGAGTTGGGCCCATTCTAGACTTGTCGACAAGACTCCGCCAAGGCTCACGTGCAGCTGTCTTTCAGCCCCTCCAGGGGTCTCGCCCTACCATCAATCCATCCaggcatcatcttcatcatcagatCCAATATGAGGCCAAGTACACTGCGCCCTGGGGCATGGAACAAACTCAGAAGTTGAAAAGAACGCGCCGTCTGCGACTCCCCAAATCCAGGACTGGTTGTCGCACATGTCGGTGGGTGTTTTGGTCTTTCCTATTCGAATGGATGACTAACCATTCAGGGTGCGCCATCTCAAATGCGACGAGACTCCAGGCTCGTGCCGTCGCTGTATCGCAGCAGGCTTCAAATGTGACGGCTACGAGATTGAGCCGCTTTCGAACAGGCGCAGCCCTCATCTCTGCGCCACCATGGCGCTCAGCGAGTACCGATTCCGTGCTTTGCTGCCTGACAAATCAGCAGAGGAGCGGCGGTTCTTCAATTATTTTTACTCATTCACCATTCCTATGATGAGTGGGTGGCTCGACCATCGCATGTGGAACTGCCTTGCGCTGCAGATGTGTCAGTCTGAACCGGCGGTCTGTCATGCCGTCATTGCGTTGGGCGCCCTGCAGGAGGTCTCAGAGACGGCAGCAGTCCCCGTCATCGCTGAGGACATGAGCAATCGCACACAGAGGTTTGCGCTGGTGCAGTATACGCGGTCGATCGGGTACCTCGTATCCAGGATGCGATCAGGGTCGAATGATCCGCATGTCAAAAGTACGGTTCTGCTGTGCTGTCTCTTGTTTATCGCGTTTGAGCTTATCCGCGGGAACTTTGGCCGCGCCGTTACGCACCTTCAAAATGGGCTGCGTGTGTTGGGAACGCGGAAGCTAAATTACCATACGCTGTATCAGACCCATCCAGCCTTTGAACAGGATATCGACCGGTCTCTTGCTGCCGCAATGGTGCATTTGGATCTTCAGAGTGCGCACTTTGGACTCTCCGAGACTCACACGCCTCTTGACCTAGCCACGCTAGCGGTAGATCAAGTAACTCGGCCGGACCCGACTATTATGGAGTTTAACTGCATCCAAGATGCATGCTTCGCGCGGGACCGGACGCTGCATCAGATCGTTACGTTTGTCAATTTTTGCGAGACGCTATCGGCCgctgagcttgctgcaaATTACGCGGTTTTGTTgaaggagcagcagaaacagcaagTCCAACTAGCCAGCTTTGCACAGGGCCTTCGACACTTTGAGCAGAAAATGCTCGATCTCACTGCATTGCGATCAAAAGACCTCCAATCCCTCGATCTGTTACGCATGCACCACACAGGAGTCTCCCTGATAATAGACGTCTGTCTCATCAAAGACCCAGGCGTAATCCGCGATATGTACAGTGAACGCTTTTCAGAAGTCGTTGATCTGGCAGAAAAGATAACTGCTGGAGTGCAGGACAGAGCGCGCGAGGCAGGACCGCGCCCGACTCTTATGATGGAGACCGCAGTTATCGGTCCGTTGTATTACATTATCCAGAAATGCGGAAACAAGGAAATTGCGAAGCGCGCGCTAAGGGCTCTTGAGGAGTGGCCGCATCGCGAGGGGATGTGGGATTCGGTGCAGGCTGCGGAGATGGCTAGAGAGGCTATGGAGGTTTATGAGGGAAACGGGTCTTGACCGGGGTCTCGGTCTGCGTTGACTCACTTGTGCCAGTTCTTATTGAGGGATACCACGGCTTCTCGCTCCTCACACTTGACAGACTGGCAAAGACATTACGCCTTGAGATGTTGGCAAAACCCCAGTTCTTACTACACTGCATCATTCTGCACCTGCTGAATTCTATTATCTGCCCCTGGAGTGACTCTAAGCAGCTGAGTACCGACATACCTCACATCCGTTCGGACATACGAACTTAGTAGCTTACCTACTAGTAGGTATGATCTGCTAATAACCTACCGAACCGCACTGTTCCAGGCCGCCTCCTCAAATTTCCTGACAACCATTAATGTGGCCCAGAAACTAATGGGAAGTGCGAAGAACCATAACCCAAAGTTAATGCCCGCCGTCACAATCAAGGTTGTCGGCACAGCTTGCACCCCAAATCCCACCGCCACTCCAGCAGTCTCAATCCCCCTCAGCAGCGAGCTATACCGGATCTGCTCACCAGGCGAGTCGGAAAGGTTCCCAATACACCAATATATGTAGTTTTCGACGATCCCCACACTCAGTCGCTCAAAGAGGTATATGCCGAACCCCCGGCCGAAGGTCCTCTGGTCGTCCCAGTCGAGGACAGGGTTAGTGTGGCGGTATTCGTTCTGGATAATTACGGCCCATATCCATGTTGTGCTGTTGAGGGCGGCGATGAGGGTCCACGTCGCCAGGGCTCGGTGCTTGCGGTTCAATGTCCAGGGAATATCGACGAGGGAGCCACCGAGCCAGGTTGCGATTGTTCCGACGATGGCAGAGAGGAAGCTGCCCAGTGCCCGGGATCGAATAGTAAAGTACGTTGCGAGGTATGTGCCCGGGTAGGCTTGGACCCAGCCAAAGTACCAGAATAGGGGTGTCAGCAAAAGAATGGGCTTGCTTTTGCCTCTCTTCCACATTGCCTTAGCCTCTGTCTTCCAATGAATAGTGTCGGTACTGGCCGCGATCTCCGTCCCGTCATCTCTGACCACCTTTTCTGGATTCGATAGCAAGAGTCCAATCAAGCACCCTAGACATTGAATGGCGATGAAGCCCAGGTATGTCTGGTACCCCACCTGTCCCTGCTGATTAAGGTTGACATTGATTCCCAGCGAGATAGCTCCGCCAATGATATTGCCGAAATTGCGGAACGTAAACCACGTCGCTATATATCTCCCCCGCTTGCGGTCTTCCGGATACCCCGTGGCAATTGCTCCCTCGACGctccagaagaagcccgcTGATATCCCGCAGGTCACGGAGCCAAGATAGACGAGCCATGTCGCGCCGGTCCTGTTGTTAAGATACAGCCCCGCCGCATAGAGTGGGTATCCAATTGAGCCCAGTGACAGGGTATATCGAAAGCCGACCAGGTTGGTCAAGAAGGGGCCGAGGAAGCAGGTAACCGTCATGAAGGCGTAGAGGAGGGCATTGGCTGCGTTCACGAGATTCGGGGACTGCGAGCCGCCGACTCCAAGGCCGTTCATGGCTGACCAGATACCTGGCGCGCAAAAGGCACAGAGGCCAACGGTGAGTATTTGGAAGAGCGTGCTGCGAAAGAATATCGGGATGCGTCGGCTATGGACGCCCTGGGTAGAGGAGGGCGGGTttgaaggggaggagggtCGAGAGACCTGGGTCTCTGGGATATTCTTCAGCTTGTCTTGGGCCATCTTGACTCTTTTTCCTGCAGAATTACCGGGGATGAAGTGTTGGAGTGGTGCAGATTAGCAGAGTTGTACTGTCGTGGGGTATGTATTTCTGCCGAACTTAGGGTTGGTAATCAGGCGGGAGAATGAGCAATATGAACTTTAGCTAATTCCCGTATAACGTCAAAGAAGGATTGATTACTTCAGCGTCGACGAGTGATAAGAGATGTACATTAGACCCTTTCCAACCCCTGTAAGCGAGATTCCAATGCCGACCGGGGCGTACAGATTCGTGATGTGCGGGGAAGATGAGCAAGCAATCCAGCCCAAGGCCCTTATCAACGATCACTCCTCCTCCCAACTATTTCATGAAAAAAGCGAGAATAAAACCACTTACCATAGGAAAGATGACAGCCACtgtcgagcagctggatctcctctccctcaacCTCGAAGACACAAAGGAGACTTCGGTCCTCACCTTCGAACCTTTCAGCCTCCCCTCCACGAACCAGCGCATCCTCggccctcctcatcccccaAACACGCCGATTCCTCTCGCCCTCCAGCCATCGGGATCTATTAAACCGACTCTGAATTTGGCAATTGCGACGGTCAAGTCCCTTCAGCGCACAAAAATCCTCACGTCCCTTCTCGCACAGCACGgaaccctcctcttccgcggcCTCCCCATCCACTCTGCTTCCGACTTCAGCGCCTTCGCCCATGCCTTCGGTTATAGCCCTCACGAGATAATCGGCATCGTCGTTGACCGACCACTTCTAGCCCCTAATGTAGCGCCCGCGAACGAAGCGCCCAAGGAGGTGCGCATCTATAACCACAACGAATCGCCGCAGGTCCCGCACGCACCAGAGTATGTCTTCTTCTACGCGAATCGAGCGCCCAAGAAGGGAGGGGAGACGCCGATCTCATCGAGTCTAGAGCTGTTCCATCGAGCGCGCGCTGAGATACCCGAGTTTATTGACCTGCTCGTGGAGAAGGGGGTCAAGAGTTCGGTTACGTACACGGTTGAGAGGCAGTACGTGGGCGGGTCGACGCTGAGACAGGCGTTCGGGAAGGAGTTCgtcgatgaagacgacgaacaggcaaaaagaaggaaggtcgAGGCGCAGATTGCTCGGTATGGACGCGGGAAGTATACGACGTTTGAATGGAGCGACGGTGCAGACGGCCAGGGGCAAGTGCTAACCCTAACTCACCACCTCCCTGTGATCCGCACACAGCCTGGCACCAACCTCCCCACGCTCTTCACTGGGCTAGCAGCGTACTACAAGAATAGCCTTGAGGCGAAAAAGGGAAGCGGCGCTGGTCGGAAGAACGTCGCCGTTCAGACATTCGGCGACGGGACTCCGATCCCGGAGGAGTACCTGGCGACGTTGGCGCGGATCACGGATGAGATCCGCGTCCTGCATCGGTGGCAGGACGGGGACGTGCTGGTCTTTGATAATGTCATTGCGCAGCATGGCAGAGAGCCTTGGGAGGGCGAGCAGGGGGACCGCGTGGTGCTGGCGAGTCTGTTTGACGGGGAGACTGTGCCGGGGCCTTATGGATTCGGGGAGTGGGCCAGAGTCGTGCAGGCTCTGGATGGTTAATTgagtcttttttttttactgaCgtatctttcttttcttctcccaagtgttctctctctctttttcttttcccttctctttgGACTGGGTAGCAGTTGTGCAATGACTGGGATTCTCTTCGACAACCTCGGGTGATTGCTCAGAAGACATGCACAGGACCAGCCGTCAAGCAATCTCTGACAGTCTTCTCGTATTCTGGCCGTGCTTGGTTTGGAGAGAAACAACCAGAGGGCCCAATTGGGACACTCAAGGAGACATCTGCTGTTCTACCTCATACACCAGCGGGCCAAACACGTCAGTTTGCTAAGAACCCAAACATGCTTCAACAGACCGTACCTTGTCTACCCCTCTAATCTAATCTAATCTAATGAGAATGATATGATACTCTAGATCCTTGGCAAGGAGAATGAATTAACTCGTCCGATGTTGCTTGGTGGCCTTCCCACAGTTCCCACAATTCCCACAAATTTCCCACAGCCACCCACAACCACATTCTCTATACGGGAAAAGCGTATGCTGATCGACATATATTGCATCTAAGCTTACTCTAAGCTTGTCAAACGGACGGCGTAAGCATCTTCGTGGCGGCGGAGACTGTGCTGGCTGCGTTTCTATGTCTACTTGGTAGACCTGGATAGGGTCTAGGGCTGAGAGACCGCAGTCCCTAGGTCACATCAGTTCTTCAGTGACGGCGTTAACCCACCACGGCCGTTATCAATTTTCAATCTCCGAAGAAAATCACAGTAAAAAAGATAAAATTTGGCAGATCCGGCTGGAGAAACTTCGGGCCTTCGAAATTCGGGCTGGGCTACTACGGTAGTCAATGATCCGCGTACCCACCCTCCCTTTCGCGCCAGCTCTGACGACAAATTTTCGACTGCTCAAGCAGCCCTGTTTTGGCCTTCCAGCTACCGTTACAAGCTCAGCCACAAGGCTCCCCAGTCCCAGAGGCCACGCAATTGCGTGACGAGTTCCGGAGCCGGCCCTAAACTGGACTGTATTAGGAGCCGGAGCCGTATCCACCTAGGCAGCATGCTATTGTTCCTGCCCTCCCACCATGGCTGGTAGTTTATATAGACTGCTGCAGATCATGGCAATCTGTACTGCAGCACTCACCTTGTCACTCGTTAAAGTAACAGTCCAGTCATTACCATGCGCCAACAGAGCAACGCTCTTTTGGCCCTGGCCTCGACAGCCTCGGCCGCCTCTCTCTCAGATGTCTGCACTGTCTCGCACGTTAAGAACATCCTGCCCAGTGACGGCACCCTCCTGGGCATCAATCTGATCCCGTCGGCTGTCACCGCAAGCGTTTACAATGctagctccagctccagctcgtCCCCGTCCGGCGCCATGGGCGGTGCCATGGGAAtgggcggcggcggttcgACCTCGTACAGCTACTGCAATATCACAGTCAGCTATACTCACCCCGGCAAGGACGACACCGTCATCGTAAAGTACGCTTTCCCTAGTCCGACAGAGTTCAAGAACCGCTTCTACGTTGCCGGCGGCGGTGGCTACACCCTCAACTCGGATGCCACCGGTGGTCTTGAGTATGGCGCCGTCTCTGGCGCCACCGACGCCGGGTACGACGCCTTCAACAACGACTACGACTCGATCGTCCTCAAGGGCAATGGCAGCGTCGACTGGGATGCCACCCATATGTTCGGCTACCAGGCGCTCGGCGAGATGACCCTGCTTGGTAAGGAACTCACGCGCGGTTTCTACGGTATCGGCTCGGACGAGAAGGTCTACACCTACTACGAGGGCTGCTCGGACGGTGGCCGCGAGGGTATGTCCCAGGTCCAGCGCTGGGGCGAGGAGTATGACGGCGTTATCACCGGCGCCCCGGCCTTCCGCTACGCCCAGCAACAGGTCCACCATATCTTCTCCTCTGTCGTCGAGCACACCCTGGACTATGCCCCGCCCCCCTGCGAGCTGGCCAAGATCGTCAATGCGACTATCGCCGCCTGCGACCCGCTTGACGGCCGCACTGATGGCGTCGTCGCGCGTACCGACCTTTGCATGCTCAACTTCAACCTGACCTCCATCATCGGCACCCCCTACTACTGCGCCGCGCAGACGTCTACCTCGCTCGGTTTCGGCTTCAGCAAGCGCGGCCACCACGGCAGGAACCGGAAGCGCGACGACCACAGCTCAACCTCTTACCAGCCGGCGCAGAACGGTACCGTCTCGGCTAAGGGCGTCGCTGTTGCCCAAGCCATCTACGACGGCCTGCATACCACGCAGGGTGAACGCGCCTATCTCTCATGGCAGATCGCCTCGGAATTGTCTGACGCGACTTCCACCTACAACTCCACGAGCGGCAAATGGGAGCTCTCCATCACCTCCATGGGCGGCGAGTACGTCCGCAAGTtcgtccagctgctcgacCTGGATAACCTCTCCACCCTGGGACGGCGTTACCTACGACACCGTCGTAGGCTGGATGGATACCGCCATGATCCGCTACTACGACACGCTGCAGACCACGCACCCAGATCTCACCAGGTTCAAGGAAGCCGGCGGCAAGCTCCTCCACTACCACGGCGAATCCGACCCCTCCATCCCCGCTGCCTCCTCCGTGCACTACTGGCAGTCAGTCAAGAGCATCATGTACCCcgacgtcgaggacgagaccGCACTCTTAGATATGAGCGACTGGTACCAGTTCTACCTAGTCCCTGGCGCGGCGCACTGCGGCACAAACACTCTCCAGCCTGGGCCGTACCCGCAGAACAATATGGAGATCATGATCGACTGGGTGGAGAACGGGGTGAAGCCGTCTCGTCTCAATGCGACGGTCTCCTCTGGAGATTACGAGGGTGAGATCCAGATGCTTTGTCAGTGGCCGAAGCGTCCGCTCTGGAAGAACGGCAGCGACAGCTTTAGCTGTGTGGATGACAAGGAGTCGATAGAGAGCTGGACCTACGACTTCCCTGCCTTCAAGATCCCAGTCTACTAGACGGGTGCTGTCTGCTGGTAGCCACTGCTCCTTTCCAGGGCTTGTTTCAGTCTACTTCCCTGTGTACAGTATACCCagtttttttctcttcttcgactaTTATTTATTCTAGGTAGTTAGCTGGCTGATACTGCCTCCTCATGCTGATTCCAGTCTATAATGTAGCTCAATCTTATCAGCTGTGGAAGTTCTAATTGCATTACATCGCCTCACCAGACAGTAATTGTAATGGCTAGCCCAGGAGGCGAAATATCTTTAAGAGCATACTCCATTAATGTTACTGTAAAGGACAAGCCCCCCGATCAGGGTCCTCGGGCGCGTGCTGCGTGATAATAACC is a window of Aspergillus nidulans FGSC A4 chromosome VI DNA encoding:
- a CDS encoding uncharacterized protein (transcript_id=CADANIAT00010415), encoding MALSEYRFRALLPDKSAEERRFFNYFYSFTIPMMSGWLDHRMWNCLALQMCQSEPAVCHAVIALGALQEVSETAAVPVIAEDMSNRTQRFALVQYTRSIGYLVSRMRSGSNDPHVKSTVLLCCLLFIAFELIRGNFGRAVTHLQNGLRVLGTRKLNYHTLYQTHPAFEQDIDRSLAAAMVHLDLQSAHFGLSETHTPLDLATLAVDQVTRPDPTIMEFNCIQDACFARDRTLHQIVTFVNFCETLSAAELAANYAVLLKEQQKQQVQLASFAQGLRHFEQKMLDLTALRSKDLQSLDLLRMHHTGVSLIIDVCLIKDPGVIRDMYSERFSEVVDLAEKITAGVQDRAREAGPRPTLMMETAVIGPLYYIIQKCGNKEIAKRALRALEEWPHREGMWDSVQAAEMAREAMEVYEGNGS
- a CDS encoding uncharacterized protein (transcript_id=CADANIAT00010416), with translation MAQDKLKNIPETQVSRPSSPSNPPSSTQGVHSRRIPIFFRSTLFQILTVGLCAFCAPGIWSAMNGLGVGGSQSPNLVNAANALLYAFMTVTCFLGPFLTNLVGFRYTLSLGSIGYPLYAAGLYLNNRTGATWLVYLGSVTCGISAGFFWSVEGAIATGYPEDRKRGRYIATWFTFRNFGNIIGGAISLGINVNLNQQGQVGYQTYLGFIAIQCLGCLIGLLLSNPEKVVRDDGTEIAASTDTIHWKTEAKAMWKRGKSKPILLLTPLFWYFGWVQAYPGTYLATYFTIRSRALGSFLSAIVGTIATWLGGSLVDIPWTLNRKHRALATWTLIAALNSTTWIWAVIIQNEYRHTNPVLDWDDQRTFGRGFGIYLFERLSVGIVENYIYWCIGNLSDSPGEQIRYSSLLRGIETAGVAVGFGVQAVPTTLIVTAGINFGLWFFALPISFWATLMVVRKFEEAAWNSAVR
- a CDS encoding uncharacterized protein (transcript_id=CADANIAT00010417); translation: MTATVEQLDLLSLNLEDTKETSVLTFEPFSLPSTNQRILGPPHPPNTPIPLALQPSGSIKPTLNLAIATVKSLQRTKILTSLLAQHGTLLFRGLPIHSASDFSAFAHAFGYSPHEIIGIVVDRPLLAPNVAPANEAPKEVRIYNHNESPQVPHAPEYVFFYANRAPKKGGETPISSSLELFHRARAEIPEFIDLLVEKGVKSSVTYTVERQYVGGSTLRQAFGKEFVDEDDEQAKRRKVEAQIARYGRGKYTTFEWSDGADGQGQVLTLTHHLPVIRTQPGTNLPTLFTGLAAYYKNSLEAKKGSGAGRKNVAVQTFGDGTPIPEEYLATLARITDEIRVLHRWQDGDVLVFDNVIAQHGREPWEGEQGDRVVLASLFDGETVPGPYGFGEWARVVQALDG
- a CDS encoding uncharacterized protein (transcript_id=CADANIAT00010418), coding for MRQQSNALLALASTASAASLSDVCTVSHVKNILPSDGTLLGINLIPSAVTASVYNASSSSSSSPSGAMGGAMGMGGGGSTSYSYCNITVSYTHPGKDDTVIVKYAFPSPTEFKNRFYVAGGGGYTLNSDATGGLEYGAVSGATDAGYDAFNNDYDSIVLKGNGSVDWDATHMFGYQALGEMTLLGKELTRGFYGIGSDEKVYTYYEGCSDGGREGMSQVQRWGEEYDGVITGAPAFRYAQQQVHHIFSSVVEHTLDYAPPPCELAKIVNATIAACDPLDGRTDGVVARTDLCMLNFNLTSIIGTPYYCAAQTSTSLGFGFSKRGHHGRNRKRDDHSSTSYQPAQNGTVSAKGVAVAQAIYDGLHTTQGERAYLSWQIASELSDATSTYNSTSGKWELSITSMGGEYVRKFVQLLDLDNLSTLGRRYLRHRHLTRFKEAGGKLLHYHGESDPSIPAASSVHYWQSVKSIMYPDVEDETALLDMSDWYQFYLVPGAAHCGTNTLQPGPYPQNNMEIMIDWVENGVKPSRLNATVSSGDYEGEIQMLCQWPKRPLWKNGSDSFSCVDDKESIESWTYDFPAFKIPVY